A part of Manduca sexta isolate Smith_Timp_Sample1 chromosome 10, JHU_Msex_v1.0, whole genome shotgun sequence genomic DNA contains:
- the LOC115444382 gene encoding SET domain-containing protein SmydA-8 — translation MSSDVCHYDVQYNDKFGRFLVANKDLEGGELIFTDTPFAVGPKPDTPPLCLGCYSPVENIACSNCGWPICSEECESSSQHAGECAVFSTAKVRFQPVEDWTASSPQLDCITPLRVLLAKENDPERWQREMETMETHTEERKLRPTWEADQVNIAGFLLDHCKLGSRFDKELVQRVCGILEVNSIEVPSRGGYSIRAVYPRLSIAAHSCVPNIVHTIIQNDYQVQVRAAVPIKSGNSLTLCYTYALFPTIVRRELLLESKFFNCDCARCADPTELGTHLSTLKCNKCDNGIIVSSNPLENEAPWKCSDRSCGFQTSADAMRKILNVVQAEVEQLDALEPGPQAIEQREATIMKYKTVFHPRHSILLSIKHTLAQLYGRVDGYSIDELPDVMLERKAEFCRLVLKTLDVISPGDTRMRGMMLYELHAPLMFLSRNEFAAGIITQEQLKERLQDPIRCLADAARILMREDPQSPEGITGQIAQQSMEQLKASVESL, via the exons ATGTCGAGTGACGTTTGCCACTACGATGTCCAGTATAATGATAAGTTCGGGCGATTTTTAGTCGCAAATAAAGATTTGGAAGGCGGTGAATTAATATTCACGGATACTCCTTTTGCAGTCGGACCTAAGCCAG ATACGCCGCCCCTGTGTCTTGGATGTTATTCTCCGGTGGAGAACATAGCTTGTTCAAACTGTGGTTGGCCAATATGTAGCGAAGAATGCGAATCATCGTCCCAACATGCAGGGGAATGTGCAGTGTTTTCGACTGCGAAGGTTCGCTTCCAACCAGTGGAAGATTGGACGGCAAGTTCACCACAACTTGATTGTATTACTCCTCTAag GGTATTATTGGCAAAAGAAAATGACCCAGAGCGATGGCAACGCGAGATGGAAACAATGGAAACTCATACAGAGGAGAGGAAACTACGACCCACGTGGGAAGCAGATCAAGTCAACATTGCGGGATTTTTGTTGGATCATTGCAAACTTGGCAGCCGATTCGACAAAGAACTAGTACAAAGGGTCTGCGGAATTTTAGAG GTGAACTCCATAGAGGTTCCTTCGCGCGGAGGTTACAGCATACGCGCCGTATATCCTCGGCTCTCTATTGCCGCACACAGCTGTGTACCCAACATTGTACACACTATTATACAAAATGATTATca GGTTCAAGTCAGAGCCGCAGTGCCAATAAAGTCAGGCAATAGCCTCACCCTTTGTTATACCTACGCGCTCTTTCCTACCATAGTCCGACGCGAACTCTTGCTAGAGTCGAAATTCTTCAACTGCGACTGCGCTCGTTGCGCTGACCCCACTGAGCTGGGCACACATTTGAGCACGTTGAAgtgtaataaatgtgataatGGCATAATAGTGTCTTCTAATCCATTGG AAAACGAGGCGCCATGGAAATGTTCAGATAGGAGCTGCGGCTTTCAGACCTCTGCGGACGCGATGCGCAAGATATTGAACGTGGTACAGGCTGAGGTGGAGCAGCTGGATGCTCTGGAGCCAGGACCGCAAGCTATAGAGCAACGAGAGGCTACTATTATGAAG TACAAAACGGTATTCCACCCGAGGCATTCAATACTACTGTCGATCAAGCACACGTTAGCCCAGCTGTATGGACGCGTGGATGGCTACAGTATCGACGAGCTTCCCGACGTCATGCTGGAGAGGAAGGCCGAGTTCTGCCGCCTGGTGCTAAAAACCTTGGACGTTATATCACCTGGAGATACCAGAATGCGTG GCATGATGCTGTACGAGCTCCATGCACCGCTCATGTTCTTATCTCGAAATGAGTTTGCAGCAGGAATCATCACTCAAGAACAATTGAAGGAGAGATTGCAAGATCCGATCAGGTGTTTGGCTGACGCAGCACGGATATTAATGCGGGAAGACCCACAAAGCCCTGAAGGCATTACTGGTCAGATAGCTCAGCAGTCCATGGAGCAATTGAAAGCGAGTGTAGAATCTTTATAA
- the LOC115444383 gene encoding putative pre-mRNA-splicing factor ATP-dependent RNA helicase DHX16, whose product MTRFARAKGSKASNERAPEDGTPWEIMKEQLLRAKQENEETKKREEAEKTRIENYENFLKEQKISKRKATWCDFPEAVDTTKHLNKTDVSPAKKKKKNRQNTSNVSEQLETTSNGDNGDKQIKKKKKNKKTANINQDLSNSQVKSCVDTDGTEQQENKINQVIESSEKNDIKSPPETKKQKKKKNKSKNISINQNSDSNPTNNNIDIESPDKAPVEKNNKINNIKQSKNNKKNKKLQENGESIRRKPIDDRSFQIIINGKDVELVRFEGFPIMKKDAERLQDLKTSMIKKGIPKSEVQRTIKLERRRAEKALARLKKDVCYNCRKGGHNLSDCPELKTKIPGVDGVNDGVCFKCGSTEHRQFECKVQRDKEFRFATCFICKDQGHIARQCPDNPKGLYPNGGGCKLCGDVTHLKKDCPTTKDQKEETSVKLQTLNDGNIEGIVQRQSAAVPEETVRKPKKIKF is encoded by the exons atgactaGATTCGCACGTGCGAAGGGTTCAAAGGCTTCTAATGAGAGAGCTCCGGAGGATGGAACACCATGGGAAATTATGAAAGAACAATTATTACGAGCAAAACAAGAGAATGAAGAAACTAAGAAGAGAGAAGAG GCAGAGAAGACACGCATAgagaattatgaaaattttcttAAAGAACAAAAGATTAGCAAAAGAAAGGCAACATGGTGTGACTTTCCAGAAGCAGTGGACACAACAAAACATTTGAACAAAACTGATGTCTCACCtgcaaagaagaaaaagaaaaacagaCAAAACACCAGCAATGTTTCTGAACAATTAGAAACCACTTCTAATGGTGATAATGGTGATAAACAAattaagaagaaaaagaagaataaaaaaacagcAAACATAAACCAAGATTTGTCCAATTCACAAGTAAAATCTTGTGTTGACACAGATGGTACAGAACAACAGGAAAATAAGATAAATCAAGTAATAGAATCATCTGAGAAAAATGATATCAAATCACCACCCGAAACAAAGAAgcaaaagaaaaagaagaacaagtctaaaaatatttcaattaatcaaAACAGTGATAGTAACccaactaataataatattgacataGAAAGTCCCGATAAAGCACCAgttgaaaaaaacaataagatcaataatataaaacaaagtaaaaataataaaaaaaataaaaaattgcaagaAAACGGGGAATCTATTAGGAGAAAACCCATAGATGACCGTAGTTTCCAAATCATTATTAATGGTAAAGATGTTGAGTTGGTTAGATTTGAAGGTTTTCCAATCATGAAAAAGGATGCAGAAAGACTGCAAGACTTAAAAACAAGTATGATCAAGAAAGGTATACCGAAAAGTGAGGTTCAAAGAACAATTAAACTGGAAAGGCGTAGGGCTGAAAAGGCACTTGCAAGATTAAAGAAAGATGTATGTTATAACTGCAGGAAGGGTGGTCACAATTTATCAGACTGTCCTGAATTGAAAACAAAGATACCAGGAGTTGATGGAGTCAATGACGGGGTTTGCTTCAAATGTGGATCAACAGAGCACAGGCAGTTTGAATGCAAAGTGCAGAGAGATAAAGAGTTTAGATTTGCTACATGTTTCATCTGCAAGGATCAG GGTCACATTGCAAGGCAGTGTCCCGACAATCCAAAGGGGCTGTATCCGAATGGCGGCGGCTGCAAACTTTGTGGTGACGTCACACACTTGAAGAAGGATTGTCCTACG ACTAAAGACCAAAAGGAAGAGACTTCAGTTAAGTTACAAACTCTGAATGATGGCAATATAGAAGGTATAGTGCAGAGACAAAGTGCAGCAGTCCCAGAGGAAACAGTCAGGAAacctaagaaaataaaattttag